One Armatimonadota bacterium genomic window carries:
- a CDS encoding DUF3267 domain-containing protein: MIIPGFLISWLTFPGVIVHELAHAIFCRLYGVAIYEVKFFRFAVGLRQPVGYVIHEGAKKASQNLMISIGPFFVNTIIGGIIGAPAAIPVFKLGSFDPLDLLLIWLGVSIAMHAFPSTGDAASIRKALKHPDTPTATKIWATPIVGLIYLGALGSMFWLDVLYGVAVVGLIPLGIVYLFSH; the protein is encoded by the coding sequence TTGATCATTCCAGGCTTTTTGATTTCTTGGCTCACTTTTCCGGGCGTGATCGTCCACGAACTCGCCCACGCCATTTTCTGCCGACTTTACGGCGTAGCCATCTACGAGGTCAAGTTCTTCCGCTTTGCGGTTGGGTTGCGTCAGCCCGTCGGTTATGTTATCCATGAGGGAGCGAAGAAGGCCAGCCAGAACCTGATGATCAGCATCGGGCCGTTCTTTGTAAACACGATCATCGGCGGCATCATTGGGGCTCCGGCCGCCATTCCCGTCTTCAAACTTGGTAGTTTTGACCCGCTCGATCTTCTGCTGATCTGGCTCGGCGTCTCGATTGCGATGCACGCCTTTCCCAGCACCGGCGATGCGGCGTCGATCCGCAAGGCTCTGAAGCACCCAGATACTCCGACTGCGACGAAGATTTGGGCGACGCCGATCGTTGGGCTGATCTACCTAGGCGCGCTAGGTTCGATGTTTTGGCTCGACGTGCTTTATGGAGTTGCGGTGGTGGGTCTCATCCCGCTCGGAATCGTCTATCTGTTCTCGCACTAG
- a CDS encoding Bacterial alpha-L-rhamnosidase encodes MSQVTRVVLSEDPFSASRTDSPWNRGRLDAKFIAHPASANRPFFAIYTLALDLKEDLKTRIHVTADERYQLFLDGDLVARGSERGDNEHWFYESYDLDLSAGDHHLSALVWSLGNDHAPLAQAMVEHGFLCVADDTNLKAQLTTGHAAWKCAEVKGIEIVPHSTTYGVGDRFRFLGGQFSLSALEGRGELVEPTKSETPTLPEAVDLNPIRILRPASLPAMFYRDWKTFKIRHIGYCESADTASVTIKKENDSPSQYPRWQDLLDGKDLTIPPNQKVRCIVDLDNYACAYWYLTTSGGQGSKVRIHFQEALIKNFDDGDRGNRDEVEGGHFVMMWSRALGFGDEIVPGGGKEEKYSTFWWVSGRYMEIYVETGDHPLILSGFRLEETHYPVIPPTPPFHCSDEKLNKIVDICIRTLQMDAHETFFDCPYYEQLQYVGDSRIESMIMMAMTDDGRLSAKATDLYRWSIGYRGMTQSRYPSRNRQYIPPFSIWWVLMVHDQHVWRGDQALLRQLLPSVRTILSFFEQYIDRDSHSPTFGLMQSPDQWNFVDWISAWKDGVPPGGLHGYSIVINLQLVLALESAVEIETVYGHNNSQRPLMGWLQQLRQAVKKHLNSEGLLLDSPSEKTVSEQQHALALLSTDKELQAIGERWYAKDREGSAATYYFQHYRHEAFARLGRFDRLLDNIRSQWGGMIDKGLRTTIEMPDPGRSDCHAWSAHPVLHLQTKILGLRPIEAHQYEFHPHLVDLSWAEGYISTGKGPIHARVEKVGKTWKASLVIPDGVTVSVPEVRGLIVGPKTVTIEP; translated from the coding sequence ATGTCGCAGGTAACCCGGGTCGTCTTGTCGGAAGACCCTTTTTCTGCCAGCCGGACCGATTCGCCGTGGAATCGCGGGCGACTCGATGCCAAGTTCATCGCCCACCCTGCCTCGGCGAACCGCCCATTCTTTGCGATTTACACACTCGCTCTCGACCTGAAGGAGGACTTGAAGACTCGGATCCACGTCACCGCCGATGAACGGTACCAACTCTTCCTCGATGGCGATCTCGTGGCGCGTGGGAGCGAGCGCGGCGACAATGAGCATTGGTTTTACGAGAGCTATGACCTGGACCTGTCGGCTGGTGACCACCATCTTTCGGCCCTCGTGTGGTCCCTTGGAAACGATCATGCGCCTCTCGCGCAGGCAATGGTTGAGCACGGCTTTCTCTGTGTGGCCGACGACACAAACCTCAAGGCACAGTTGACCACCGGTCATGCCGCCTGGAAATGTGCTGAGGTCAAAGGGATCGAGATTGTGCCGCATTCGACGACTTATGGGGTTGGCGACCGCTTTCGATTCCTGGGCGGCCAGTTCTCGCTTTCGGCCTTGGAGGGCCGCGGCGAGCTTGTCGAACCGACGAAGTCCGAGACTCCGACACTTCCTGAAGCTGTCGATCTAAACCCCATCCGAATTCTTCGTCCGGCCTCGCTTCCGGCGATGTTCTATCGCGACTGGAAGACCTTCAAGATTCGCCACATAGGCTACTGCGAAAGCGCCGATACCGCCAGCGTCACGATCAAGAAGGAGAACGATTCTCCCAGTCAGTACCCGCGATGGCAAGATCTTCTTGATGGAAAGGACCTTACGATTCCACCGAACCAGAAGGTTCGATGCATCGTCGATCTGGATAACTATGCGTGCGCATATTGGTATTTAACGACATCAGGAGGACAGGGCTCCAAGGTTCGGATTCATTTCCAGGAAGCACTGATCAAGAACTTTGACGATGGCGATCGCGGCAATCGAGACGAGGTTGAGGGCGGCCATTTTGTGATGATGTGGTCACGCGCGCTCGGGTTCGGCGACGAGATCGTGCCCGGTGGCGGCAAAGAAGAGAAGTATTCGACGTTCTGGTGGGTGTCCGGCCGCTACATGGAGATCTATGTGGAGACCGGCGACCATCCGCTGATTCTGTCCGGCTTCCGCTTGGAAGAGACTCACTACCCGGTGATCCCGCCAACTCCGCCGTTCCATTGTTCGGATGAGAAGCTGAATAAGATCGTGGACATCTGCATTCGGACCCTGCAGATGGATGCGCATGAGACCTTCTTCGACTGCCCCTATTACGAACAGCTTCAGTACGTCGGCGACTCTCGCATTGAGTCGATGATCATGATGGCGATGACCGACGACGGGCGACTTTCGGCGAAGGCCACCGACCTCTATCGCTGGTCGATCGGCTACCGCGGCATGACGCAGTCTCGATACCCAAGCCGCAACCGCCAGTACATCCCGCCGTTCTCGATCTGGTGGGTTCTGATGGTCCACGACCAGCACGTTTGGCGGGGTGACCAGGCTCTGCTTCGTCAACTCCTACCGAGCGTACGCACGATCCTTTCCTTTTTTGAGCAATACATCGACCGGGACTCGCATTCACCCACCTTCGGGCTGATGCAGTCGCCCGACCAATGGAATTTCGTTGACTGGATTTCGGCTTGGAAAGACGGCGTGCCGCCCGGTGGTCTGCACGGATACAGCATTGTGATCAATCTCCAATTGGTGCTGGCCCTAGAGTCCGCTGTTGAGATCGAAACGGTCTACGGACACAATAATTCCCAGCGTCCTTTGATGGGATGGCTGCAGCAGCTTCGGCAGGCGGTGAAGAAACACCTGAACTCGGAGGGCCTTTTGCTGGATTCCCCGAGCGAAAAGACGGTTTCGGAGCAGCAGCATGCCTTGGCGCTGCTCAGCACCGACAAGGAACTCCAGGCAATCGGTGAGCGATGGTACGCCAAGGACAGGGAAGGAAGTGCCGCGACTTATTATTTCCAGCACTACCGGCACGAGGCGTTTGCCCGTTTGGGGCGATTCGACCGACTTCTGGACAATATTCGCAGCCAGTGGGGTGGCATGATCGACAAGGGATTGCGGACCACCATTGAAATGCCGGACCCGGGACGGTCCGACTGCCACGCTTGGTCAGCCCACCCGGTGCTTCATCTTCAGACAAAGATTCTTGGCCTCAGACCCATAGAAGCTCATCAGTATGAATTCCATCCTCACTTGGTCGATTTGAG
- the ilvA gene encoding threonine ammonia-lyase — MRPTFEEILAAKERIFPGITVTPCRHSRILSSMFGCEIYNKMEYLQETGSFKERGGRNALMLLSDDQRKRGAVAASAGNHALAIAFHGQQLGIPIRVVMPVTAPMVKQERCRQFGAQVELFGNNIAEAKQRADEYVERDGMTYVHGFDGIDVIAGAGTLGLEILDQIPDVDAIVLPIGGAGLIAGLSLAVKTRKPEVQVIGVEPEYAASYSAAVQYGQPILIEMEDTLGDGLAVPCVGSNAFELARQHIDRVVTVTERDIALAILRAVEVEKGVVEGAGAAPLAAMIAGKLDDLKGKKVVLVLCGGNIDPSVLGRVINYGLRCDWRLVRFRCEISDRPGGLEKLTHAIAEMKASVKQISHERTFGKPNFSRVTISCVAETRDKEHADALISHIEELGMPCELY; from the coding sequence ATGAGGCCAACTTTCGAGGAAATTCTTGCCGCAAAGGAGCGGATCTTTCCGGGAATCACCGTCACTCCGTGTCGCCATTCTCGCATTCTTAGTTCGATGTTTGGATGCGAAATCTATAACAAAATGGAGTACCTACAGGAGACGGGTTCGTTCAAGGAGCGAGGCGGACGCAATGCGCTGATGCTCCTGAGCGACGACCAGCGAAAGCGGGGCGCGGTGGCTGCATCGGCCGGTAATCACGCTCTGGCAATCGCCTTCCACGGCCAACAGTTGGGCATCCCGATTCGGGTGGTAATGCCCGTCACCGCCCCGATGGTGAAGCAAGAGCGGTGTCGACAATTTGGCGCGCAAGTCGAGCTTTTTGGCAACAACATCGCCGAGGCTAAGCAAAGGGCCGACGAGTATGTCGAACGCGACGGCATGACCTATGTACACGGCTTCGACGGGATCGACGTCATCGCCGGAGCCGGAACGTTGGGTCTGGAAATCCTCGACCAAATCCCGGATGTCGACGCTATCGTCTTACCGATCGGCGGTGCAGGACTCATCGCCGGTCTGTCTTTGGCAGTCAAGACGCGAAAGCCCGAGGTCCAGGTCATCGGTGTCGAGCCGGAATACGCCGCTTCCTATTCCGCAGCCGTGCAGTACGGACAGCCAATCCTTATCGAGATGGAAGACACACTGGGTGACGGTCTGGCCGTTCCGTGTGTCGGCTCGAACGCCTTCGAGTTGGCACGCCAGCACATCGACCGCGTGGTGACGGTGACCGAGCGGGATATTGCCCTCGCGATTCTGCGCGCCGTCGAAGTTGAAAAGGGCGTTGTAGAGGGTGCAGGCGCCGCGCCACTTGCGGCGATGATCGCCGGCAAGCTCGACGATCTGAAGGGTAAGAAGGTCGTGCTGGTTCTTTGTGGCGGCAACATCGACCCGTCCGTGCTCGGCCGAGTCATCAACTACGGCCTGCGGTGCGACTGGCGTTTGGTGCGTTTTCGGTGCGAGATTTCGGACCGTCCAGGCGGCCTTGAGAAGCTAACGCACGCCATCGCCGAGATGAAGGCGAGCGTGAAGCAGATCAGTCACGAGCGAACGTTTGGCAAACCCAACTTCAGCCGAGTCACGATCTCATGCGTGGCCGAGACCCGAGATAAGGAACACGCCGACGCGCTAATTTCGCACATTGAAGAACTTGGAATGCCGTGCGAATTGTATTGA
- a CDS encoding NADP-dependent isocitrate dehydrogenase: MATAITMTDNGLNVPNDPIIPFIEGDGTGPDIWAASVRVFDAAVAKAYGGSKKVEWKEVLAGEKAFNATGSWLPDETLEDFKKYLIGIKGPLTTPVGGGITSLNVALRQILDLYVCLRPVRWFTGVPSPVKKPQDVDMVIFRENTEDIYAGIEFPAGSDDSAKILQFIEHTFPKAFGKIRFGTEEKTKAWKKAVHDGPDSDVLVGVGIKPVSKQGSQRLIYSAIQFAIDNNRKSVTLVHKGNIMKFTEGAFRDWGYQLAKDLFGAVEIDGGPWCQIPEGKPGAGIVIKDAIADIALQQVLTRPTDFDVIATLNLNGDYLSDALAAQVGGIGIAPGANINYISGHAIFEATHGTAPKYANQDVVNPSSVILSGEMMFRYLGWTEVADLIVKGVEGAIGAKTVTYDFHRLMEGATKLKCSEFGDAIISHM; encoded by the coding sequence ATGGCAACCGCGATTACGATGACCGATAACGGTCTGAACGTCCCTAACGATCCGATCATTCCTTTTATTGAAGGCGATGGTACCGGCCCCGATATCTGGGCCGCCAGCGTCCGAGTTTTCGATGCGGCCGTCGCAAAAGCGTACGGCGGGTCCAAGAAGGTCGAATGGAAAGAAGTCCTGGCCGGCGAGAAGGCATTCAACGCCACCGGCAGTTGGCTCCCGGACGAGACGCTCGAAGATTTCAAGAAATACCTGATCGGTATCAAGGGTCCGCTCACGACTCCGGTCGGCGGAGGTATCACCTCGCTCAACGTTGCCCTTCGACAGATTCTCGACCTCTACGTCTGCCTTCGCCCGGTTCGCTGGTTTACCGGAGTTCCAAGCCCGGTCAAGAAGCCGCAGGATGTGGACATGGTCATCTTCCGCGAGAACACCGAGGACATCTACGCCGGCATCGAATTCCCTGCCGGGTCCGACGATTCAGCAAAGATACTTCAGTTCATCGAACACACGTTCCCCAAGGCTTTCGGCAAGATTCGATTTGGCACCGAAGAGAAGACGAAAGCTTGGAAGAAGGCCGTTCATGATGGACCGGATTCCGATGTTCTCGTCGGCGTCGGCATCAAGCCGGTTTCCAAGCAGGGCTCTCAGCGCCTGATCTACAGCGCTATCCAGTTTGCCATCGACAACAATCGAAAGAGCGTGACGCTAGTCCACAAGGGCAACATTATGAAGTTCACCGAAGGCGCGTTCCGTGATTGGGGCTACCAACTCGCGAAAGACCTGTTCGGCGCGGTCGAGATCGACGGCGGCCCCTGGTGCCAGATTCCAGAGGGTAAGCCGGGTGCGGGAATTGTCATCAAGGATGCCATTGCCGACATCGCTCTCCAGCAGGTTCTGACTCGCCCGACCGACTTTGACGTCATCGCGACCCTGAACCTGAATGGCGACTACCTGTCGGACGCGCTTGCGGCCCAGGTCGGTGGAATTGGCATCGCTCCAGGCGCGAATATCAACTACATCAGCGGTCACGCGATCTTCGAAGCTACCCACGGAACCGCACCGAAGTACGCGAACCAGGACGTAGTGAACCCATCGTCAGTCATCCTGAGCGGCGAAATGATGTTCCGCTACCTCGGCTGGACCGAAGTTGCCGACCTGATCGTCAAGGGCGTCGAAGGCGCCATCGGGGCGAAGACGGTCACGTACGACTTCCACCGATTGATGGAAGGCGCAACGAAGCTGAAATGCTCCGAATTCGGCGATGCGATCATTTCGCATATGTAG